A genomic stretch from Verrucomicrobiota bacterium includes:
- the bcp gene encoding thioredoxin-dependent thiol peroxidase has translation MTTPQKTSPKMKKVEVETLLKAGQKAPEFKSVDETGAQIALKDFKGKKVVLYFYPKDDTPGCTTEACAFRDGFKEIAKKGAVILGVSPDPVKAHLKFKEKFNLNFSLVSDESKTICEAYGVWKEKSMYGRKYMGVERTTFIIDEVGKITKIFPKVSVSVHYGEVLDALN, from the coding sequence ATGACGACCCCCCAGAAAACATCGCCAAAAATGAAAAAGGTCGAAGTGGAAACTCTCCTGAAAGCGGGGCAAAAAGCTCCGGAGTTCAAATCAGTGGATGAAACGGGTGCGCAAATTGCCCTGAAAGATTTCAAAGGAAAGAAGGTGGTCCTTTATTTTTATCCAAAAGACGATACACCCGGATGTACCACCGAGGCTTGTGCTTTCAGGGACGGTTTCAAGGAAATCGCCAAAAAGGGGGCTGTGATCCTCGGGGTCAGTCCGGACCCGGTCAAAGCGCATTTGAAATTCAAAGAGAAATTCAACCTTAATTTTTCCCTCGTCTCGGATGAATCAAAAACCATTTGTGAGGCTTACGGTGTATGGAAAGAAAAGAGTATGTATGGCCGGAAATATATGGGGGTAGAACGAACCACATTCATCATCGATGAAGTTGGAAAAATTACCAAAATATTCCCTAAAGTCAGTGTTTCAGTGCATTATGGTGAAGTTCTTGATGCGTTAAACTAA
- a CDS encoding DUF6807 family protein, translating to MIKLYQNSQDILFTCGGQTAGQYRFTVAYKPHLHPLNSPRGHCVSLAAPYDHKHHKGVMYSLRAKGMNFWEEIEITPADKVGRQRHDSFEKIVESGREAGFVEKLTWLSAESSEIYFTETRSGFCSYDGTLSAFIWTWKTDLSAQRDMIMVKSNWSEPLPNGQTVNYHG from the coding sequence ATGATTAAGCTTTATCAGAATTCGCAAGATATTCTTTTTACCTGTGGAGGACAGACTGCTGGGCAGTACCGTTTCACAGTCGCTTACAAGCCCCATTTACATCCGCTGAATTCCCCACGCGGACATTGTGTGAGTTTGGCTGCTCCTTATGATCATAAACACCACAAGGGGGTGATGTATTCCTTGCGTGCGAAAGGAATGAATTTCTGGGAGGAAATAGAAATCACTCCTGCCGATAAAGTCGGGCGACAACGCCATGATTCATTCGAGAAAATCGTTGAGAGTGGTAGGGAAGCCGGATTTGTCGAGAAACTGACTTGGCTTTCGGCTGAATCCTCGGAGATATATTTTACGGAGACGCGTTCGGGTTTTTGCTCATATGATGGCACACTCTCGGCATTCATTTGGACTTGGAAAACAGATTTAAGCGCACAACGTGACATGATAATGGTGAAAAGCAATTGGAGTGAACCTCTGCCGAATGGTCAAACGGTCAATTACCACGGGTGA
- a CDS encoding YggS family pyridoxal phosphate-dependent enzyme: MTLEERIDSIHAQIAQSASKSGRSSDDILLLAVSKKIALDAMEDAYRSGIKDFGESKIQELKTKVPLLPSSIRWHMIGHLQSNKAREAVQFAELIHSVDTLNLASEIHQCAEKAAKNQKVLVEVNVAGEATKFGVKPDSLEQLAVAVNEMPRLELHGLMCMAPYSDDPGKARPYFAHLRNLRDRLESHLGYQLPVLSMGMSGDFTVAIEEGSTIVRIGTSLFGDRLK, from the coding sequence ATGACTTTGGAAGAAAGAATAGACTCTATCCACGCGCAAATTGCCCAATCAGCCTCAAAATCTGGTCGTTCCTCGGATGATATCCTCCTTTTAGCCGTCAGTAAAAAGATTGCCCTTGATGCCATGGAAGATGCTTATCGTAGTGGAATTAAGGATTTCGGGGAAAGCAAAATTCAAGAACTCAAAACTAAAGTCCCCCTTCTTCCCTCAAGCATCCGCTGGCATATGATCGGACATCTCCAGTCAAACAAAGCCCGGGAAGCTGTGCAATTTGCTGAATTAATCCATTCCGTGGACACCCTAAATCTCGCCTCTGAGATCCATCAATGTGCAGAAAAAGCCGCTAAAAACCAAAAAGTACTCGTCGAGGTAAATGTCGCCGGTGAGGCGACTAAATTTGGGGTGAAACCTGATTCCCTGGAGCAACTTGCTGTAGCAGTCAATGAAATGCCTCGGCTGGAACTGCATGGGCTCATGTGCATGGCTCCCTACTCCGATGATCCAGGAAAAGCTAGGCCTTATTTCGCTCATCTGCGCAATTTGCGCGACAGATTAGAATCCCATCTCGGTTATCAACTGCCTGTCCTCTCCATGGGCATGAGCGGGGATTTCACTGTGGCCATCGAAGAAGGCTCTACCATCGTACGTATAGGAACCTCTCTTTTCGGCGACCGTTTAAAGTAA
- a CDS encoding mechanosensitive ion channel: protein MPTLTNQMEQASTNLAGSFKIDDLPVSAQLGRTIEAIRDFTTIQVWFDFFQIFTLGLLLGLLIVWFSDYLMRFFVSHERTRLSRDIVKAVRWPLAILVFSYFLSVGVDILYLPGWLWNRIHFTLFPAIYGLAFLIGLFRMIDVGADIYLKTQNVEESDIDEQLVQLLVNILKVLVILIVGVFIINAIVGLDKVIPLLTGLGFLGAALALAAQHTLANVFASISILFDRIFKVGDRIRFGDYDGFVLKTGLRSIKLSAMTGEIVTLPNREIADRQVRNLTSKGASLIDLAIGLPYSASRKDIERAIAVLSTIYEAHPQVVRHTTLFSKLGDYSLDLKSFLYAKYKNSGEFSRIVSELNLEIKEKFDEAGLSFAFPTQTIEISRSVANNKV from the coding sequence ATGCCGACATTAACAAACCAGATGGAACAGGCCTCAACAAATTTAGCCGGATCATTCAAAATCGATGATCTACCGGTTTCGGCCCAGTTAGGAAGGACTATTGAAGCAATCCGGGATTTTACTACAATCCAAGTATGGTTTGATTTCTTTCAGATTTTTACGCTCGGTCTACTATTGGGATTACTTATTGTCTGGTTTTCCGACTATCTCATGAGGTTTTTTGTTTCACATGAAAGAACTCGTCTTAGCAGGGATATTGTAAAAGCGGTCCGTTGGCCGCTGGCTATTCTCGTTTTTTCCTATTTCCTGAGTGTCGGGGTGGATATCCTTTATTTGCCAGGGTGGTTATGGAATAGGATTCATTTCACACTTTTCCCGGCGATATACGGATTGGCTTTTCTTATCGGCCTTTTCCGGATGATTGATGTAGGTGCGGATATTTACCTGAAAACACAGAATGTTGAGGAATCAGATATTGATGAACAACTTGTTCAGCTTTTGGTTAATATACTCAAGGTGCTAGTGATCTTGATTGTCGGGGTATTTATTATTAATGCCATTGTGGGGTTGGATAAAGTTATTCCCCTTTTAACTGGTTTGGGATTTCTAGGGGCTGCATTGGCACTTGCGGCTCAACATACCTTGGCCAATGTTTTTGCCTCTATTTCGATCCTTTTTGACCGGATTTTTAAAGTAGGAGACAGGATTCGTTTTGGGGATTATGACGGGTTTGTGCTCAAGACTGGGTTGCGCAGTATCAAGCTTTCTGCCATGACGGGAGAAATAGTGACATTGCCGAACCGTGAAATTGCTGACCGCCAAGTCCGGAATTTGACGTCCAAAGGAGCCAGCTTAATCGACCTCGCCATCGGCTTGCCGTATTCGGCCTCAAGGAAGGATATTGAACGTGCAATTGCTGTCCTCAGTACTATTTATGAAGCTCATCCACAGGTCGTCAGACATACTACCCTTTTTTCAAAACTGGGCGATTACAGTTTGGATTTGAAGAGTTTTCTTTACGCAAAATACAAAAATTCTGGGGAATTTAGCCGGATTGTTTCCGAGCTGAATTTGGAAATTAAGGAAAAATTTGATGAAGCAGGATTATCCTTTGCTTTTCCTACACAAACGATAGAAATTAGCAGATCTGTAGCAAATAATAAGGTTTAA
- a CDS encoding FAD-binding oxidoreductase, translating into MAKQIVEMNVGKVTQEAGDTKTFLLRWPEGVDYDFKTGQFITIYLPEDPKIKRAYSLSSCQYDRGCFEISVKRAGHFGALLNDVIKEGSKLMVIPPVGKFNLPEDPTNDVVMIAGGSGVTPFRSFIRHINHDKLPTRAVLLYTVRNPLEIIFDEEFKQLAVANPNFEFKVTCTRVTAEHAYTGPVWPGHMGRINAEWIKEQIRDLTKTVFYACGPTDLVLATEKLVVEDLGVPKAQMRLEKWG; encoded by the coding sequence ATGGCAAAACAAATAGTTGAAATGAATGTGGGAAAAGTCACCCAAGAGGCAGGAGATACAAAAACTTTCCTACTGCGTTGGCCAGAGGGAGTGGATTATGACTTTAAGACTGGTCAATTCATTACTATATACCTTCCTGAAGATCCGAAAATAAAAAGGGCTTATTCCCTGTCATCCTGCCAATATGATCGTGGTTGCTTCGAAATTAGTGTCAAACGTGCCGGACACTTTGGAGCCCTTCTCAATGATGTGATCAAGGAAGGTTCGAAACTCATGGTGATTCCACCGGTGGGTAAATTCAACCTTCCGGAAGATCCGACAAATGATGTCGTCATGATTGCAGGAGGGAGTGGGGTCACCCCATTCCGTAGTTTTATCCGCCACATCAACCATGACAAATTGCCTACCCGCGCGGTTCTACTTTACACGGTGCGGAATCCCTTGGAAATCATTTTTGATGAGGAGTTCAAGCAACTCGCTGTTGCTAACCCAAATTTTGAGTTCAAAGTGACTTGTACACGTGTGACTGCCGAACATGCTTATACGGGGCCAGTATGGCCCGGGCACATGGGACGGATCAATGCCGAATGGATTAAGGAACAGATCCGAGACCTGACAAAAACAGTTTTTTACGCTTGTGGGCCAACGGATCTTGTTCTGGCCACAGAGAAACTAGTCGTCGAAGATCTCGGTGTCCCTAAAGCCCAGATGCGCCTCGAAAAGTGGGGATAA
- a CDS encoding class I SAM-dependent methyltransferase encodes MTYLKKHYNKKYFDEWYRQPGRRVSTRNTAMRKAALVVGVTEYYLQRPVRTILDVGCGEGQWQPILKKMRPKIQYTGMDSSTYAVAHFGKKRNLVLGEFNHPPPCVLSGSYDMIICSDILYYLPDLVLEEGLKVLIPHLDGIAFLEAYASDETLTGDTQNMLKRSTLMYQRLFKNLGLQPCGSHCYASPSLSGQVTTLEQGSASPV; translated from the coding sequence ATGACTTATCTCAAAAAACATTATAATAAAAAATACTTTGACGAGTGGTACCGACAGCCCGGGCGGAGAGTGAGCACTCGTAATACGGCCATGAGGAAAGCTGCTTTAGTCGTAGGTGTAACCGAGTATTACCTCCAACGCCCGGTAAGAACCATTCTTGATGTCGGATGTGGAGAGGGACAGTGGCAACCCATTCTCAAAAAAATGCGCCCTAAAATCCAATATACGGGAATGGATTCGAGCACTTATGCTGTGGCACATTTTGGAAAAAAGCGGAATCTGGTACTCGGGGAATTCAATCATCCCCCGCCCTGTGTATTATCAGGCTCCTATGACATGATCATTTGCAGTGACATCCTGTATTACCTGCCTGACCTGGTGTTAGAAGAAGGATTAAAAGTGCTTATTCCCCATTTGGACGGAATTGCTTTTCTTGAAGCCTATGCGAGTGATGAAACCCTTACCGGCGACACCCAAAACATGCTCAAAAGAAGCACCCTCATGTACCAGCGACTTTTTAAGAACCTCGGATTACAGCCTTGTGGTTCCCACTGTTATGCCAGTCCGAGTTTATCCGGACAAGTAACAACCCTTGAGCAGGGCTCTGCATCCCCAGTCTGA
- a CDS encoding fumarylacetoacetate hydrolase family protein — protein sequence MRIIRYQDSDGKIDYASEQTDGTAFIIEGDILGEYKVSTQKANVCKLLAPIIPSSIFCIGLNYKLHAQETNAKIPEVPVVFMKGINTIQNPGDPILLPTHLKSEQVDYECELAIVIGKAAKNVKKEDALKYVLGYTCANDVSARDWQIKFGGTQWCQGKTFDTFCPIGPAIVTIDEIPHPNDLSIKTIVSGKTLQDWNTNDMIFDVPTIIEFLSGSKTLLPGTLILTGTPHGVGMARNPKRWLKQGDTVTIEIGKIGTLNNPVLNE from the coding sequence ATGAGAATCATACGTTATCAAGACAGTGATGGGAAAATAGATTATGCTTCAGAGCAAACAGACGGTACAGCCTTTATCATCGAAGGAGATATATTGGGTGAATACAAAGTCTCCACTCAAAAAGCCAATGTGTGCAAATTGCTTGCCCCGATTATTCCTTCCTCCATTTTCTGCATAGGATTGAATTACAAGCTGCATGCCCAAGAAACGAATGCGAAAATTCCTGAGGTCCCAGTTGTATTCATGAAAGGAATTAATACCATTCAAAATCCCGGCGATCCGATTCTTTTGCCAACTCACCTCAAAAGTGAACAAGTCGATTATGAATGTGAACTAGCCATTGTTATTGGTAAAGCGGCAAAGAATGTGAAAAAGGAGGATGCCCTCAAGTATGTGCTGGGATATACATGTGCTAATGATGTGAGCGCTCGGGATTGGCAAATCAAATTTGGAGGCACTCAGTGGTGCCAAGGAAAAACATTCGACACATTTTGTCCTATCGGACCGGCGATCGTGACAATCGATGAGATTCCTCATCCAAATGATTTATCAATTAAAACAATTGTCAGCGGGAAGACTCTGCAGGATTGGAATACCAATGATATGATTTTTGATGTGCCCACAATTATTGAGTTTCTCAGTGGGAGCAAAACACTTTTACCGGGCACTTTGATTCTTACAGGTACACCTCATGGTGTAGGTATGGCCAGGAATCCAAAGCGTTGGCTTAAACAGGGAGATACTGTAACAATCGAAATTGGAAAAATCGGCACATTAAACAATCCCGTCCTAAATGAATAA
- a CDS encoding alpha-amylase: MLNVFILWHMHQPDYVNPLTKTAMMPWVRLHSVKGYFDMITLLEDYPACRMNFNLTPVLVKQIVEITSGEVKDLWLEWSRKPSGELTLDEKAILLDNFFKINWDNLIRPFPRYNELLTKRGFSMSPENARQIAKEWSNQDFLDLQVWYNLGWCGYRAEHYFPRLTTLKKKGRDFTEDEKNEVLDIHLEIMQLVLRKYAELEAKGQVELTTTPFYHPILPLIYDTQFAKRCMPGRNLPKRFSHPEDAESQLRLAVEQHERVFGRKPRGLWPSEGSIAPELIPLMKEVGIEYFCTDEANLFSSLENDPAWRGHKPDHLELFQGWSASYGDSKVNAIFRERPLSDFIGFVASKNSPQQAAEYLLHNMEHIGSVTDFPNKMIALILDGENAWEHFPDGGEGFLRKFYDALASSKTLKTVRGSDYFEAFPKTKNISTLHTGSWINSDFDIWIGDDYEENAAWNLLGATHDFLIKRINEGNVPDDVRKKAFNSIYAAEGSDWFWWFGPDFNTDCDMLFDELFRIHLQNVYRYLGAEPPHVLSIPIQRDQSKQVAQQPRQMMTPIIDGTISSLSEWEGAGLLQAGGEKGAMFRGERIVNSIRFGYDHTHLFLALDFIKFKPCHLRFEFIKPVSYRLTLDLNGDLDPSFNTQISFDGENYLSLEAVCCAKHQNILEAAIPLNQLPWKEGDHIHFIMQILENGVELERHPDNDTISFTLLQN; this comes from the coding sequence ATGCTTAATGTTTTTATCCTCTGGCACATGCACCAGCCTGATTATGTCAATCCCCTGACAAAAACAGCCATGATGCCTTGGGTACGCCTCCACTCAGTCAAGGGATACTTCGATATGATCACCCTCTTGGAGGATTACCCTGCCTGTCGGATGAATTTCAACCTGACCCCTGTCTTGGTAAAACAAATTGTCGAGATTACATCTGGAGAAGTTAAAGATCTTTGGCTGGAATGGTCCCGGAAGCCCTCCGGAGAATTAACTTTGGATGAAAAAGCCATCTTACTGGATAATTTCTTTAAGATAAACTGGGATAATCTTATCCGCCCGTTCCCTCGCTATAATGAACTCCTCACAAAACGCGGCTTTTCCATGAGCCCGGAGAATGCTCGGCAAATTGCCAAAGAATGGAGTAATCAGGACTTCTTGGATTTGCAAGTCTGGTATAACCTAGGTTGGTGCGGCTACCGGGCAGAACATTATTTTCCACGTCTAACCACTCTCAAGAAAAAGGGCCGGGATTTTACAGAAGACGAAAAAAACGAAGTTCTAGACATCCACCTCGAAATCATGCAGCTGGTCTTGAGAAAGTATGCAGAACTCGAGGCCAAAGGCCAAGTTGAACTGACCACCACCCCATTTTACCACCCCATCCTGCCCCTGATCTACGATACTCAATTCGCCAAACGCTGCATGCCAGGACGCAATTTGCCCAAACGTTTCTCCCACCCGGAAGACGCTGAAAGCCAACTCCGTCTGGCGGTAGAACAACATGAGCGAGTCTTTGGCCGGAAACCCCGAGGGCTCTGGCCCTCCGAGGGTTCTATCGCCCCGGAATTAATCCCTCTCATGAAAGAAGTGGGTATCGAGTATTTCTGTACCGACGAAGCCAACCTTTTTAGCAGCTTAGAGAACGACCCCGCCTGGAGAGGTCATAAACCCGACCATTTGGAGCTATTCCAAGGATGGAGCGCATCCTACGGTGATAGCAAGGTGAATGCTATTTTCCGCGAACGTCCCCTCTCCGACTTTATCGGGTTTGTCGCATCCAAAAACAGTCCCCAACAGGCCGCCGAGTACCTCCTCCACAATATGGAGCACATTGGATCAGTTACAGATTTTCCAAACAAAATGATCGCCTTAATTCTTGATGGTGAGAATGCTTGGGAACATTTCCCTGACGGGGGCGAAGGATTTCTGAGGAAGTTCTATGATGCCCTTGCCTCCAGTAAAACGCTTAAAACCGTCCGTGGAAGTGATTATTTCGAGGCTTTCCCTAAAACAAAAAACATATCTACCCTCCATACCGGTTCATGGATTAATAGCGATTTTGACATATGGATCGGCGATGATTACGAAGAAAATGCCGCTTGGAATCTCCTCGGGGCAACCCATGATTTCCTGATCAAAAGAATCAATGAGGGTAATGTCCCTGACGATGTACGGAAAAAAGCCTTCAACTCGATCTATGCGGCTGAGGGAAGTGATTGGTTCTGGTGGTTTGGACCTGATTTTAATACTGACTGTGATATGCTTTTTGATGAACTCTTCAGGATCCATTTACAAAATGTCTATCGTTATCTGGGAGCCGAACCCCCTCATGTCTTAAGTATCCCTATCCAACGGGATCAATCAAAGCAAGTTGCGCAACAACCGCGGCAAATGATGACCCCAATCATTGACGGGACGATTTCATCCCTGTCTGAATGGGAAGGAGCTGGCCTTCTCCAAGCCGGTGGTGAAAAAGGGGCTATGTTCCGTGGGGAGAGGATCGTTAATTCGATCCGGTTTGGCTACGATCATACCCATCTTTTCCTGGCACTAGACTTTATTAAATTTAAACCATGCCATTTGCGCTTTGAATTCATCAAACCAGTCTCCTATCGGTTAACCCTCGATTTAAATGGGGACCTAGATCCCTCCTTTAATACCCAAATAAGTTTTGACGGTGAGAACTATCTCTCTCTTGAGGCAGTTTGCTGTGCAAAACATCAGAATATTCTTGAGGCCGCGATTCCCCTAAATCAACTACCTTGGAAAGAAGGAGATCATATTCATTTTATCATGCAGATTCTTGAAAATGGTGTCGAGCTAGAGCGTCATCCTGACAACGACACAATTAGCTTCACTTTATTACAAAACTAG
- the speA gene encoding biosynthetic arginine decarboxylase, giving the protein MSKATEENPQGTGPSKWSVKDSIETYHVDRWGNQYFGINEKGNIEVTPLQENGASIDIMELVAEAKKRGLGFPLLVRFQDILRHRVDQINGAFREAISHYQYKGLYTGVFPIKVNQLREVVEEILDAGEPYNFGVEVGSKPEMFAGLAMHKNPESLIVCNGYKDPIFIRTALTGRKLGKKVILIVEKLEELKLILQVAKEMNVEPWIGIRVRLQAKGAGKWATSGGEHAKFGLSTPELLEACEMLKRRKLNHCFKLLHFHIGSQVPDILTIKKATREAARYYSKLHQMGYPLEYIDVGGGLGVDYDGSGSSYESSINYSLKEYTRDIIFNVQEICDAEKVPHPNIVSESGRALVAHHSVLIVNVFGSIEKADPDTAPDYIEKDHKLVHELKSIKESVSNKGLPKNYMELFHDAKEIKDDVQDLFDLGMADLKLKAKIENLYWEICREIYAKAKHESYVPEEISDLETQLSDQLMCNFSIFQSLLDHWAVGQLFPIMPIHKLNIEPDRQSSIVDITCDSDGKIKKFIGLKESRETLPLHEVKPNEPYYIGFFLMGAYQDIMGDLHNLFGRVNELHVFLEPDEPCGYYVEDIIRGNTIAEVLALTQYSEVELSRSVKNQVDAAIKQNKMIPSEGMKLLDDYERGLQEYTYLNFGK; this is encoded by the coding sequence ATGAGCAAAGCCACTGAAGAAAATCCACAAGGAACCGGCCCATCAAAATGGTCGGTTAAAGACTCCATTGAAACTTATCATGTTGACCGTTGGGGCAACCAATACTTTGGCATCAATGAAAAAGGAAATATCGAGGTCACCCCACTCCAAGAAAATGGGGCTTCAATCGATATTATGGAGCTTGTTGCTGAAGCAAAAAAACGTGGGTTAGGATTTCCTCTACTTGTCCGTTTTCAGGATATCCTCCGACACCGCGTTGACCAAATCAATGGAGCCTTCAGGGAGGCCATTAGCCATTACCAATATAAAGGCCTCTATACCGGTGTTTTCCCCATTAAAGTCAATCAACTCCGCGAAGTAGTCGAAGAAATCCTCGATGCTGGTGAACCCTATAATTTCGGAGTCGAAGTGGGGAGTAAACCCGAGATGTTTGCGGGTTTAGCCATGCATAAGAATCCGGAAAGTCTGATTGTCTGTAACGGGTACAAAGACCCCATTTTTATTCGCACCGCCTTGACCGGCAGGAAACTAGGCAAAAAAGTCATCCTCATTGTAGAGAAACTTGAAGAACTCAAACTCATCCTGCAAGTCGCCAAAGAAATGAATGTCGAGCCTTGGATCGGGATCCGCGTCCGTCTCCAAGCCAAAGGGGCGGGTAAATGGGCCACCTCAGGCGGGGAACATGCGAAATTCGGTCTTTCGACCCCGGAACTCCTTGAGGCTTGTGAAATGCTCAAGCGCCGCAAATTAAATCATTGCTTTAAGCTCCTCCATTTCCATATCGGCTCCCAGGTTCCCGATATTCTGACGATTAAAAAGGCGACACGCGAAGCCGCCCGTTATTATTCAAAGCTCCACCAAATGGGTTATCCCCTTGAATATATCGATGTGGGAGGCGGACTGGGTGTGGATTATGATGGTAGTGGCTCATCCTACGAAAGCTCGATCAATTACTCATTAAAAGAATATACCCGCGACATTATTTTTAATGTTCAAGAGATTTGTGATGCGGAAAAGGTGCCTCATCCGAATATTGTCAGCGAAAGTGGACGGGCACTCGTCGCCCACCATTCAGTTCTGATCGTGAATGTCTTTGGCAGCATTGAAAAAGCCGACCCTGACACGGCCCCTGATTACATCGAAAAGGATCATAAATTGGTCCATGAACTCAAGAGCATCAAGGAAAGTGTTTCCAACAAAGGTTTACCAAAAAACTACATGGAACTCTTCCACGATGCCAAGGAGATCAAGGATGATGTCCAAGACCTTTTCGACTTAGGCATGGCCGATCTCAAACTTAAAGCCAAAATTGAAAATCTTTACTGGGAAATTTGCCGTGAAATCTATGCAAAGGCTAAGCATGAGTCTTATGTACCAGAAGAAATCAGCGATTTAGAGACCCAACTGAGTGATCAGCTCATGTGTAACTTCTCCATTTTCCAGTCTCTTCTAGATCATTGGGCTGTGGGGCAACTTTTTCCAATCATGCCGATCCATAAACTGAATATAGAACCTGACCGCCAATCAAGTATAGTCGACATTACCTGCGACTCGGACGGTAAGATTAAGAAATTCATCGGACTAAAAGAATCACGCGAAACCTTGCCACTCCATGAAGTAAAACCCAACGAACCCTATTATATAGGCTTTTTCCTCATGGGTGCCTACCAGGATATCATGGGAGACCTGCATAATCTTTTTGGTCGTGTCAACGAACTCCACGTATTCCTGGAACCTGATGAACCCTGTGGTTACTATGTAGAAGATATCATCCGTGGCAATACCATCGCCGAAGTCCTGGCCCTTACACAATATAGTGAGGTGGAGCTTTCTCGTTCCGTAAAAAACCAAGTGGATGCGGCTATTAAGCAAAATAAAATGATCCCCTCTGAGGGGATGAAGCTTTTGGATGATTATGAGCGTGGGTTACAGGAATATACCTATCTGAATTTCGGCAAATAA
- a CDS encoding bifunctional nuclease family protein yields MKKDVIEIRVKKLYQVPQGFAVFVGNDNKTFIIYVDGGVGSAIDMFLQHIPKERPLTHDLLINIMQGLGAVLDRVLINSIKGNTFYARLFIKCENELGKKLIEIDCRPSDALALAVYYKTKIFCGKDVLDSVEDVSHILQKIESQSLDDIDFSGEEG; encoded by the coding sequence GTGAAGAAAGATGTCATCGAAATAAGGGTCAAAAAGCTATATCAGGTTCCCCAAGGGTTTGCTGTTTTTGTTGGCAATGATAATAAAACTTTTATTATTTATGTTGACGGGGGTGTAGGGAGTGCCATCGATATGTTTTTACAGCATATTCCCAAGGAAAGGCCCCTGACCCATGACCTTTTAATCAATATTATGCAAGGACTAGGGGCAGTTTTAGATAGGGTTTTGATTAATTCGATTAAGGGAAATACATTTTATGCTAGGCTATTCATAAAATGTGAGAATGAATTGGGCAAAAAACTCATTGAAATCGACTGTCGTCCAAGTGATGCACTCGCATTGGCCGTTTATTATAAAACAAAGATATTTTGCGGCAAGGATGTGTTGGATTCCGTAGAAGATGTCAGTCACATTCTCCAGAAAATTGAATCACAATCCCTTGATGACATTGATTTCAGCGGGGAAGAGGGTTAA
- a CDS encoding LysR family transcriptional regulator, which yields MVNTHHLELFYYVARHGGIVKACRHIPYGIQQPAVSAQLISLEKSLGVKLFERKPFSMTAAGKRIYDFINPFFSGIKDINELIFNNLKPQLRITGVSEFLKIYLPDLFKQLKKEMPDVVLRIFDRNQSGSIDILDRGDADLAITVLEQHLPPRIQSLEIIRLPMIALIPSNLSYIKNEKDLFKAIKLAAPPLISLPDHEKLTSLFQSHLESLGYSWPVTIEAGSIELVEAYANQGLGWGLSVKRPDFKPPKGLIEIVLKDFPKLPIAAFWKGSLPPCANRFLDLLRNKAANYL from the coding sequence ATGGTCAATACTCACCATCTTGAACTCTTCTACTATGTAGCCAGACACGGGGGAATCGTCAAAGCTTGCCGTCATATTCCTTATGGTATCCAGCAACCGGCTGTCAGTGCTCAATTGATCTCCTTAGAAAAATCACTGGGAGTAAAACTCTTTGAAAGAAAACCATTTTCTATGACGGCAGCTGGAAAACGTATTTATGATTTTATCAATCCGTTTTTTTCAGGGATAAAAGATATTAATGAATTAATCTTCAATAACCTGAAACCCCAACTCCGTATAACCGGTGTCAGTGAATTCTTAAAAATATACCTTCCTGATCTTTTTAAACAACTGAAGAAGGAAATGCCGGATGTAGTCTTGAGGATTTTTGACAGGAATCAATCTGGTTCAATCGATATACTGGATAGAGGAGATGCTGATCTGGCGATAACAGTACTCGAGCAACACCTCCCCCCCCGTATTCAAAGTCTTGAAATTATCCGTCTCCCCATGATTGCTCTCATCCCCTCTAATCTGTCATATATCAAAAATGAAAAGGATCTTTTTAAAGCAATCAAACTGGCCGCCCCTCCGCTTATTTCCCTCCCTGACCATGAAAAACTCACTTCCCTCTTCCAAAGCCATCTGGAATCTTTGGGCTACTCTTGGCCAGTAACAATTGAAGCGGGTTCAATCGAATTAGTTGAGGCGTATGCCAATCAGGGACTCGGCTGGGGATTATCAGTCAAACGGCCTGACTTTAAACCGCCCAAAGGACTCATTGAAATTGTCCTCAAGGATTTCCCCAAATTACCCATTGCCGCCTTTTGGAAGGGCTCCCTCCCCCCATGTGCAAACCGTTTCTTGGACCTTTTAAGGAATAAGGCAGCAAATTACCTTTAA